A part of Streptomyces sp. NBC_01210 genomic DNA contains:
- a CDS encoding DUF4383 domain-containing protein, giving the protein MATHVLHHKARRTRLDEHLPVDHRLSQFYRVGAGLMGLFLLAFGILGVIDKIGFFDTGGDTVAGLNTNGALSVLSICVGLLLFVGMIIGGNFASTLNMVLGIAFILSGFANLALLDSSFNPLNFHIQNVLFSFVVGVMLMFFGMYGRVSATLPHDNPYWRTRHPEQAAQEQRSLQRAATRDPALDQAKQHESG; this is encoded by the coding sequence ATGGCCACACACGTACTGCATCACAAAGCCCGCCGCACCAGGCTGGACGAGCATCTGCCCGTCGACCACCGGCTCAGCCAGTTCTACCGCGTGGGCGCCGGTCTGATGGGCCTGTTTCTGCTCGCCTTCGGGATCCTCGGGGTGATCGACAAGATCGGCTTCTTCGACACCGGTGGGGACACGGTCGCGGGCCTGAACACCAACGGAGCGCTGAGCGTGCTGTCCATCTGTGTCGGACTGCTGCTCTTCGTCGGGATGATCATCGGCGGTAACTTCGCCTCGACCCTGAACATGGTCCTCGGTATCGCCTTCATCCTCAGCGGCTTCGCGAACCTCGCCCTGCTCGACTCGAGCTTCAACCCCCTCAATTTCCACATCCAGAACGTGCTGTTCAGCTTTGTGGTGGGCGTGATGCTGATGTTCTTCGGGATGTACGGCCGGGTCAGCGCGACCCTTCCGCACGACAACCCGTACTGGAGGACCCGCCATCCCGAGCAGGCCGCGCAGGAACAGCGCAGCCTCCAGCGGGCCGCCACCCGGGATCCGGCGCTTGACCAGGCCAAGCAGCACGAAAGCGGATGA